One genomic window of Pseudomonas aeruginosa includes the following:
- a CDS encoding YqcC family protein — protein MDRRVYALADQLLLIERELRALGWWSESRPAPEALASPEPFCVDTLALEQWLQWIFLPRMKLILESDSALPQASGILAMAEVAYAQRGEEVAGLLAALGEFDRLIGGPS, from the coding sequence ATGGATCGACGGGTCTATGCGCTGGCCGACCAGTTGTTGCTGATCGAGCGTGAGTTGCGTGCCCTCGGCTGGTGGAGCGAAAGCCGCCCCGCCCCGGAAGCGCTGGCCAGCCCCGAGCCGTTCTGCGTGGATACGCTGGCGCTCGAGCAATGGCTGCAATGGATCTTCCTGCCGCGGATGAAGCTGATTCTCGAAAGCGACAGCGCCTTGCCGCAGGCCTCGGGTATCCTGGCCATGGCCGAGGTGGCCTATGCGCAGCGTGGCGAGGAAGTCGCCGGTCTGCTGGCGGCGCTTGGCGAGTTCGACCGGCTGATCGGCGGGCCGTCATGA